The following DNA comes from Alienimonas californiensis.
CGTTGCTGATCGCCACGAACGCCCCGAACAGCAGCACGCCCAAAATCAGCGTGCCGGCGATGATCTGCCCGGTGAGGACCTGCGGACGCAGGCGGGCTTCGGTTTCGTCGAGGTCGAGATCCATCGTTCCATCCTGAGGCGTCGGCGGCCGGCGGGCCTGGGGGAAACCTACCGTTTCAGTTCCCGCATCCCCCGGGCGATGTAGGTCACGCCGCTGTAGGCCGTGAACAGCGCCGCCCCCCACAGCAGGGCGTCCCGGGTCCAGAGGAACCAACTGCGGCCGTCGATCTGCGGGGGGAGCGAACCGAACTCCGGGGCGAGGCTCAGCAGGCTGGCCGTCACGGCGACGAACTGCACGGTCGTCTTCACCTTGCCGGTCCAGTCGGCGGAGAAATCGATCCCGTGCTTCTCCAGAAAGCCCCGCAGGCTGCTGACGAACATCTCCCGCCCGACGATCACCAGCACCATCCAGGCACTCACGCCGCTCCAGACGATCAGCTCCTCCCCCTCGCCCGGCCCCGGCATCCGCACCCGCTTTTCGAGCAGGAACAGCAGCGCCCCCACCACCACGATCTTGTCGACGAACGGGTCGAGGATGCGGCCCAGCGTGGTCACCTGCCCGTATCGGCGGGCCAGCCAGCCGTCGAGGAAGTCCGTCGCCGCGGCGAACACGAACAGGGCCGCGGCGCTCTTCCACAGGCCGTCGTAGGCGATCATCCCGAACAGCACGCAGGCCAGCAGCAGGCGGGTGACCGTGACCGTGTTGGGCAGATTGACGCTCTCCCGCCCGATCGGCGCGGGGCGCGTCTCTTCGAACGCAGAGGCCTGGCCAGGCCTCTGCGTTACGGGAGGCGGCACCGGAGCGTCAGTCGTCATCCGGCCCGTCGTCGGAGTACTCGTCGTCGTCATCGAGGAGGGCGGC
Coding sequences within:
- a CDS encoding CDP-alcohol phosphatidyltransferase family protein; translated protein: MTTDAPVPPPVTQRPGQASAFEETRPAPIGRESVNLPNTVTVTRLLLACVLFGMIAYDGLWKSAAALFVFAAATDFLDGWLARRYGQVTTLGRILDPFVDKIVVVGALLFLLEKRVRMPGPGEGEELIVWSGVSAWMVLVIVGREMFVSSLRGFLEKHGIDFSADWTGKVKTTVQFVAVTASLLSLAPEFGSLPPQIDGRSWFLWTRDALLWGAALFTAYSGVTYIARGMRELKR